Proteins encoded together in one Chroicocephalus ridibundus chromosome 13, bChrRid1.1, whole genome shotgun sequence window:
- the CUX2 gene encoding homeobox protein cut-like 2 isoform X1 → MAADVGSMFRYRTRFDVRRLQVIALSKRSKEAETAFLSVYKQLIEAPDPAPVLEAARSLEDRLQQLQRLEPETTPLKDLSHPWKKHPELVGTKERREGTSPAAGLAAAAEPPLSSIDGKALCAETLLQRNEAEKQKGLQEAQVTLAARLGEAEEKIKVLHAALKATQTELLELRCKYDEEAASKADEVAMIMTNLEKANQRAEAAQREVESLREQLAAVNSSLRLACCSPPGATADKVNYSMCSGSRLEAALAAKDREILRLLKDVQHLQSSLQELEESSANQIAELEGQLAAKNEAIEKLEEKLQAQADYEEIKTELSILKAMKVASASCSLPQASAAVHAGTLAGLGCVCQPCRQWFRRPFPSRLGSLQSISKAEEALLLGKEAFYPSQKYLLEKPSLLASTEEDHSEDESGKDSLGMEQPYPSPQHAPADEPASPTPLPPLPGPGLAPDGPRTFSLSPFPGGERLSGDAKTPHLPPPAYKSESAGGGPPFSSAFFGAKSGTVPPGAVPATNAASPPGEPSEGSAGSSADEEQLDTAEIAFQVKEQLLKHNIGQRVFGHYVLGLSQGSVSEILARPKPWRKLTVKGKEPFIKMKQFLSDEQNVLALRTIQVRQRGSITPRIRTPETGSDDAIKSILEQAKKEIESQKGGEPKTPSTSQAVANGAGGSSSEDAIKSILEQARREMQAQQQALLEMESGGSGRPGDTPPAERSTLAAVSQNIVPTYVKQEEGSGASPGPPQTPLAVLSPAAFVQSIIRKVKSEIGDAGSYFDQHWASERSLLSRPYTSVSPSLSSSSSSYSSMANGRGWPRGEPSEGGANEDELPLADDEPHRLTEMKTEGASTEPAAGGRLSYYPAYVPRTLKPTVPPLTPEQYEMYMYREVDTLELTRQVKEKLAKNGICQRIFGEKVLGLSQGSVSDMLSRPKPWSKLTQKGREPFIRMQLWLTDQLGQGISQQPTLSQASPAEPQPSPSPPPSPSEHEKGCQEPLTLALESSKENQQPESRSTPALGGKTYSNSQGPVGIQEIVAMSPELDTYSITKKVKEVLTDNNLGQRLFGESILGLTQGSVSDLLSRPKPWHKLSLKGREPFVRMQLWLNDPHNVEKLRDMKKLEKKAYLKRRYGLMSAGSDSESPSARSECASPSLQPQDLSLLQIKKPRVVLAPEEKEALKKAYQLEPYPSQQTIELLSFQLNLKTNTVINWFHNYRSRMRREMLVEGTQDNDTDAEQSSGAAIPGRQAPHSPDSDAEDRKPVLGKGEHPCAAAPVKVKEEQGEAGGWGRRRDSHSPAGAAEGTGPPQEERGAAPHAAAPSAGSLPRRGGRAGAATGGPPPLPPHPDSSQSSAGSSRCSLEVSPTSPSAASSPGLAGSASPGPSSAGPVSPALPPAPGPRLSTSVQRRHEKMANLNNIIHRLERAANREEALEWEF, encoded by the exons ACCCCGCTCCTGTGCTGGAGGCAGCCCGGAGCCTGGAGGAccggctgcagcagctccagcgccTCGAGCCTGAAACCACCCCCCTGAAGGACCTCAGCCACCCCTGGAAGAAGCACCCGGAGCTCGTTGGCACCAAAG AGCGCAGAGAGGGGACGTCGCCAGCGGCCGGGCTcgcggcggcggccgagccccCGCTCTCCAGCATCGACGGCAAAGCACTGTGCGCAGAAACCTTGCTGCAgagaaatgaggcagaaaaacaaaa GGGGCTGCAGGAAGCACAGGTCACTTTGGCCGCtcggctgggggaggcagaggagaagaTCAAAGTGCTCCACGCAG cgcTGAAGGCCACCCagacggagctgctggagctgcggTGTAAATACGACGAGGAAGCCGCGTCCAA GGCAGACGAAGTAGCCATGATCATGACAAACCTCGAAAAAGCCAACCAG cgAGCGGAGGCGGCGCAGAGGGAGGTGGAGAGTTTGCGGGAGCAACTGGCGGCCGTGAACAGCTCTCTCCGCCTGGCCTGCTGCTCCCCACCGGGCGCCACCGCG GACAAAGTGAACTATTCCATGTGCTCAGGGTCGAGGCTGGAGGCGGCTCTGGCTGCCAAGGACCGGGAGATCCTGCGGCTCCTGAAGGATGTCCAGCACCTCCAGAGCtcgctgcaggagctggaggagtcCTCTGCCAACCAGATCGCCGAGCTGGAGGGGCAGCTGGCCGCCAAGAATGAAGCCATCGAG aagctggaggagaagctgcagGCACAGGCGGACTACGAGGAGATCAAAACAGAGCTGAG CATCCTGAAGGCGATGAAggtggcctctgccagctgcagccttCCCCAGGCAAGTGCCGCGGTGCATGCCGGCACGCTGGCCGGGCTGGGGTGTGTGTGCCAGCCCTGTCGCCAATGGTTCCGCCGCCCTTTCCCATCTCGGCTTGGCTCCTTGCAGAGCATATCGAAGGCGGAGGAggccctgctgctggggaaggaggctttCTACCCCTCGCAGAAGTACCTGCTGGAGAAGCCCAGCCTGCTGGCCAGCACTG AGGAGGATCACTCCGAAGACGAGTCGGGGAAGGATTCGTTGGGCATGGAGCAGCCGTACCCGTCCCCCCAGCACGCCCCGGCGGATGAACCCGCCtcccccactcccctcccgcctctgcccggccccggccTGGCCCCCGACGGCCCCCGGACTTTCTCGCTGTCCCCCTTCCCGGGGGGCGAGCGGCTTTCAGGGGACGCCAAGaccccccacctccctccgccCGCCTACAAGAGCGAGAGCGCGGGTGGGGGGCCACCCTTCTCCTCCGCCTTTTTCGGGGCCAAAAGCGGCACCGTGCCCCCCGGCGCCGTGCCTGCCACCAACGCCGCCAGCCCGCCCGGCGAGCCGTCCGAGGGCAGCGCCGGCAGCTCTGCCGACGAGGAGCAGCTGGACACGGCCGAAATCGCCTTCCAGGtgaaggagcagctgctgaagcacAACATCGGGCAGCGGGTCTTCGGGCACTACGTGCTGGGGCTGTCGCAGGGCTCCGTCAGCGAGATCCTGGCCCGGCCCAAGCCCTGGCGCAAGCTGACGGTGAAGGGCAAGGAGCCGTTCATCAAGATGAAGCAGTTCCTCTCCGACGAGCAGAACGTGCTGGCCCTGAGGACTATCCAGGTGCGCCAGAGAG GTAGCATCACGCCGCGGATCAGGACACCAGAGACCGGCTCTGACGACGCCATCAAAAGCATCCTGGAGCAGGCGAAGAAGGAGATCGAGTCGCAGAAGGGAG GGGAACCCAAAACGCCATCGACGTCGCAGGCGGTGGCCAAcggggcgggcggcagcagcTCGGAGGACGCCATCAAGAGCATCCTGGAGCAGGCGCGGCGGGAGATGCAGGCACAGCAGCAGGCGCTGCTGGAGATGGagtcggggggcagcgggcgccCCGGGGACACGCCGCCCGCCGAGCGCTCCACGCTGGCTGCCGTCAGCCAGAACATCGTCCCGACCTACGTCAagcaggaggaggggagcggggccagccccggccccccgcagaCCCCGCTGGCCGTCCTCTCACCCGCCGCCTTCGTCCAGAGCATCATCCGGAAGGTGAAGTCGGAGATCGGTGATGCCGGCTCCTACTTCGACCAGCACTGGGCATCAGAGCGGAGCCTGCTCAGCCGACCCTACACCTCCGTCTCGCcttcgctctcctcctcctcctcgagcTACTCCAGCATGGCCAACGGCAGGGGCTGGCCGCGGGGCGAGCCCAGCGAGGGTGGCGCCAACGAGGACGAGCTGCCGCTGGCAGATGACGAGCCCCACCGGCTGACAGAGATGAAGACGGAGGGAGCCAGCACGGAGCCGGCGGCTGGTGGTCGCCTCTCCTACTACCCCGCCTACGTGCCGCGGACCCTGAAGCCCACCGTGCCACCGCTGACGCCCGAGCAGTACGAGATGTACATGTACAGGGAGGTGGACACGCTGGAGCTGACCCGGCAGGTCAAGGAGAAGTTGGCCAAGAACGGCATCTGCCAGAGGATCTTCGGAGAGAAG GtgctggggctgtcccagggcagcgtGAGCGACATGCTGTCGCGGCCCAAGCCGTGGAGCAAGCTGACGCAGAAGGGTCGGGAGCCCTTCATCCGCATGCAGCTCTGGCTGACCGACCAGCTGGGCCAAGGCATCAGCCAGCAGCCGACACTCTCCCAGG CCAGCCCGGCAGAGCCCCAGCCGTCCCCCtcgccgccccccagcccctcggagCACGAGAAGGGCTGCCAGGAGCCCCTCACCCTGGCCTTagagagcagcaaagaaaaccagCAGCCCGAGAGCCGGTCGACGCCTGCGCTGGGTGGGAAGACCTACTCCAACAGCCAGGGACCCGTGGGCATCCAGGAGATTGTGGCCATGTCCCCCGAGCTGGACACCTACTCCATCACCAAGAAGGTCAAGGAGGTCTTGACGGACAACAATTTAG GCCAGCGGCTGTTTGGGGAGAGCATCCTgggcctgacgcagggctcggtGTCCGATCTCCTCTCCAGGCCCAAGCCGTGGCACAAGCTGAGCCTGAAGGGGAGGGAGCCCTTCGTCCGCATGCAGCTCTGGCTCAACGACCCCCACAACGTGGAGAAACTGCGCGACATGAAGAAGCTAGAGAAGAAAG CCTACCTGAAACGTCGGTACGGGCTGATGAGCGCCGGCTCGGACAGCGAGTCCCCCAGCGCCCGCTCCGAGTgcgccagccccagcctgcagccacaggacctCAGCCTCCTCCAGATCAAGAAGCCGCGAGTGGTGCTGGCCCCGGAGGAGAAGGAAGCCCTGAAGAAAGCCTACCAGCTGGAACCTTACCCCTCCCAGCAAACCATCGAGCTGCTCTCCTTCCAGCTCAACCTCAAGACCAATACTGTCATCAACTGGTTCCACAACTACAG GTCGCGGATGCGCCGGGAGATGCTGGTGGAGGGCACGCAGGACAACGACACGGACGCAGAGCAGAGCAGCGGGGCGGCCATCCCTGGGCGCCAGGCCCCTCACAGCCCCGATTCGGATGCCGAGGACCGTAAACCCGTGTTGGGGAAGGGCGAGCATCCCTGCGCCGCAGCGCCTGTGAAGgtgaaggaggagcagggggaagcgGGCGGCTGGGGCCGCCGGCGGGACTCGCACAGCCCGGCCGGGGCGGCCGAGGGGACCGGACCTCCCCAGGAAGagcggggggcagccccccacgCTGCCGCCCCTAGCGCCGGCAGCCtcccgcggcgggggggccgtGCCGGTGCCGCCACCGGGGGACCCCCACCACTGCCGCCGCACCCCGACAGCTCCCAGTCCTCCGCCGGGTCGTCCCGTTGCAGCTTGGAGGTCTCCCCGACGTCGCCCTCGGCGGCCTCCTCGCCTGGCCTCGCCGGCTCGGCTTCCCCGGGGCCATCCTCCGCCGGGCCGGTTTCACCGGCACTGCCGCCGGCTCCCGGCCCCCGGCTCAGCACCAGCGTCCAGCGGCGCCACGAGAAGATGGCCAACCTCAACAACATCATCCACCGCCTGGAGCGGGCCGCCAACCGCGAGGAGGCCCTCGAGTGGGAGTTctga